Proteins from a single region of Gossypium arboreum isolate Shixiya-1 chromosome 1, ASM2569848v2, whole genome shotgun sequence:
- the LOC108483295 gene encoding serine acetyltransferase 1, chloroplastic, with protein sequence MKILGTSRPLPLPLYNNSPPFSHPHFSPSIFPSTHYSHKFSQSMAACIDISRTTDSSQLSQRPNISQPDEVLYKYGSFCRSTFPNNVSSVPLNKNHTKTIPTRKSVDFSLEEKEEVGALWLKMKEEARLDAEQEPILSNYYYSSIFSHNSFESALANHLSIKLGNPSLPSSTLFDIIMAVLVEDQGIMIAIKEDLKAAKERDPACISYVHCFLNFKGFLACQSHRVAHNLWCQGRKVLALLIQNRVSQVFDVDIHPGAKIGSGILFDHATGVIVGETAVIGKNVSILHNVTLGGTGKASGDRHPKIGDGVLIGAGTCILGNIKIGDGAKIGAGSVVLKDVPPRTTAVGNPARLVGGRENPIKLDKIPSFTMDHTSHIAEWSDYVI encoded by the coding sequence ATGAAAATTCTTGGGACATCTCGACCTTTGCCTCTCCCTTTATATAACAATTCTCCTCCTTTCTCTCATCCACACTTTTCTCCTTCAATTTTCCCATCAACCCATTATTCTCACAAGTTTTCGCAATCCATGGCTGCTTGCATTGACATCTCAAGAACAACAGACTCTTCCCAACTTTCCCAACGTCCAAACATTTCTCAACCTGATGAAGTTCTTTACAAGTATGGAAGTTTCTGCAGATCCACTTTCCCAAATAATGTTTCGAGCGTACCCTTGAATAAAAACCACACAAAAACCATCCCTACAAGAAAATCtgttgatttttctttagaagaaaaagaagaggTTGGTGCTTTATGGCTGAAAATGAAAGAAGAAGCAAGGTTAGATGCTGAGCAAGAACCCATCTTATCCAATTATTATTATAGCTCAATCTTTTCTCATAATTCATTTGAAAGTGCTTTAGCCAATCATTTGTCTATCAAATTAGGCAATCCAAGTCTTCCTAGCAGTACTTTATTTGATATTATCATGGCCGTGCTTGTGGAAGATCAAGGAATCATGATAGCTATTAAGGAAGATTTGAAAGCTGCTAAAGAAAGAGACCCTGCATGTATAAGTTATGTACATTGCTTTTTGAATTTTAAAGGGTTCCTAGCATGTCAATCACATAGGGTAGCCCATAATTTATGGTGTCAAGGGAGGAAAGTTTTGGCCTTGCTGATACAAAATAGGGTGTCTCAGGTTTTTGATGTGGATATTCATCCTGGAGCCAAGATTGGGAGTGGGATATTGTTTGATCATGCTACTGGAGTTATTGTTGGAGAGACAGCAGTGATTGGAAAAAATGTGTCAATTTTACATAATGTAACATTAGGAGGAACTGGTAAGGCTTCTGGTGATAGACATCCAAAGATTGGAGATGGGGTTCTGATTGGTGCCGGTACTTGTATTTTAGGGAATATTAAGATTGGTGATGGAGCTAAGATAGGTGCTGGTTCGGTGGTGTTAAAGGACGTGCCTCCAAGGACTACTGCGGTGGGGAATCCGGCTAGATTGGTAGGAGGGAGGGAGAACCCTATAAAGCTTGACAAGATTCCAAGTTTTACCATGGATCATACTTCACACATTGCTGAGTGGTCTGATTATGTCATTTAG
- the LOC108481222 gene encoding cytochrome P450 71D6-like codes for MLIGFYMAMPVYSIDVFRNVNFDRQAAEAAREVKKTHDINFANRPFLLDAEIIMYHFSDIAFASYGGYWRQLRKVCTLELLSTKCVQSFRSEESSLSYSITLRTGFSGRCKQHEAFISILRKLVEAAAGFSIADLFPSIKLLHVISGMGAKFERDRNAHPKKSDDEIDDQVSALLNLQDHGGLEFPLTTDNVKAEMMKNPRILEKEQAEVRQAYDRTGDVSESDLHELTYLKLVIKETLRLHPPLPLLLPRETNSSVVQLTTKGLTSNLFPLVLEGECVLASHTVWLFSRLPNGLENEDLDMTEAFGASVRRKSDMYLIPIPYHPLCVQ; via the exons ATGTTGATAGGATTCTACATGGCTATGCCTGTTTACTCCATTGATGTTTTTCG AAATGTCAACTTTGACAGGCAAGCAGCAG AGGCTGCTAGAGAAGTGAAGAAAACACATGACATCAATTTTGCTAACAGGCCCTTTCTCCTAGATGCTGAAATCATAATGTACCATTTTTCAGATATTGCTTTTGCATCATATGGAGGCTATTGGAGGCAGCTTCGAAAGGTTTGCACATTGGAGCTGTTAAGTACGAAATGTGTACAATCATTCCGATCAGAGGAAAGCAG CTTATCATATAGCATCACTTTAAGGACGGGTTTTTCCGGAAGATGCAAGCAACACgaagcattcatttcaattctGAGGAAACTTGTGGAAGCTGCAGCTGGTTTTAGTATTGCTGATCTGTTTCCTTCCATCAAATTGCTTCATGTGATCAGTGGAATGGGAGCTAAATTTGAGAG AGATAGAAATGCGCATCCGAAGAAAAGTGATGATGAAATAGATGATCAAGTTAGTGCTCTTTTGAATCTTCAGGATCATGGAGGCCTTGAATTTCCCTTAACAACTGACAACGTCAAAGCT GAAATGATGAAAAATCCTAGAATCCTTGAAAAAGAACAAGCCGAGGTGAGGCAAGCCTATGATAGAACAGGGGATGTCAGCGAGTCAGACCTTCATGAATTGACGTACTTGAAGTTAGTTATAAAGGAAACTCTAAGATTACACCCTCCTCTACCTTTGCTACTTCCAAGAGAAA caaATTCATCAGTCGTTCAGTTGACTACAAAGGGGCTAACTTCGAATTTATTTCCTTTGGTGCTGGAAGGAGAATGTGTCTTGGCATCTCATACGGTATGGCTGTTCTCGAGACTCCCTAATGGACTGGAAAATGAGGATCTAGACATGACTGAGGCTTTTGGTGCTTCTGTTAGAAGAAAAAGTGATATGTACTTGATTCCCATTCCTTACCACCCGCTATGTGTTCAGTAG
- the LOC108483293 gene encoding desmethyl-deoxy-podophyllotoxin synthase-like, protein MFTMDKLLPLSFTFFVFIFMVLKLWMRSKIKETPKNLPPSPWKLPIIGHLHLLIFALPHRRLMELAKRHGSVMQLQLGELSHIVVSSPEAAKEVMITHDINFANRPFLFAAEMILYNSSDIAFAPYGGYWRQLRTVCTLELLSTKRVQSFQSIREENVSSLIRSIYSNTGLEINLGEMLCNLSYNITLRTAFAGRCNQHKAFISFVKKFVESLAGFSIVDLFPSIKLLHVITGMRAKLERFHHDLDSMLESIIEEHRASNANLENSDEKTDDLLDVLLNLQGHGGLEFPLTTDNIKAVILVSSLMSHTSSTTVEWAMSEMMKNPKILEKAQAEVRQVYDITGDVNELDLHELKYLKLVIKETLRLHPPVPMLLQRENTERCEINGYEIPAKTKVIVNAWAIGRDSNYWNEAERFNPERFINCSVDYKGANFEFIPFGAGRRMCPGMSYGMAVVELSLAQLLYHFDWKLPNGMKTEDLDMTDAFGVTVRRKRDLYLIPTPYYPAPSIQ, encoded by the exons atgtttaccATGGATAAGTTGCTCCCTTTGTCCTTCACCTTCTTTGTGTTCATTTTCATGGTTCTTAAGTTATGGATGAGATCCAAAATAAAGGAGACACCCAAAAATCTACCTCCTTCACCATGGAAACTACCTATTATAGGTCACTTGCATCTTTTGATCTTTGCTCTTCCCCATCGACGCTTGATGGAATTAGCCAAAAGACATGGTTCCGTCATGCAGCTACAACTTGGTGAATTATCACACATTGTTGTTTCTTCTCCAGAGGCTGCTAAAGAAGTGATGATAACACATGATATCAATTTTGCTAACAGGCCTTTTCTCTTTGCTGCAGAAATGATTTTATATAATTCTTCAGATATTGCTTTTGCACCATATGGGGGCTATTGGAGGCAACTTCGAACGGTTTGCACATTGGAGCTGTTAAGTACAAAACGTGTACAATCATTCCAATCAATCAGAGAAGAGAATGTATCAAGTTTAATTAGATCCATCTATTCTAATACAGGACTGGAAATCAACCTTGGAGAAATGTTATGCAACTTATCATATAACATCACTTTAAGGACTGCTTTCGCTGGAAGATGCAACCAACACAAAGCATTCATTTCATTTGTGAAGAAATTTGTGGAATCATTAGCCGGTTTTAGTATAGTTGATCTGTTTCCTTCCATCAAATTGCTTCATGTGATCACTGGGATGAGAGCCAAACTTGAGAGGTTTCATCATGATCTAGACTCGATGCTTGAAAGCATCATTGAAGAACATAGAGCTAGCAATGCAAATCTGGAAAACAGTGATGAAAAAACAGATGATCTACTTGATGTTCTTTTGAATCTCCAGGGTCACGGAGGCCTTGAATTTCCCTTAACAACTGACAACATCAAAGCTGTTATCCTGGTTAGTAGTTTGATGTCTCAT ACATCTTCAACTACAGTAGAATGGGCAATGTCGGAAATGATGAAAAATCCTAAAATACTAGAAAAAGCACAAGCTGAGGTGAGGCAAGTCTATGACATAACAGGGGATGTCAATGAATTAGACCTTCATGAATTAAAGTACTTGAAGTTGGTTATCAAAGAAACTCTAAGATTACACCCTCCTGTACCTATGCTACTTCAAAGAGAAAATACTGAGAGATGTGAAATTAATGGATACGAGATACCAGCCAAGACCAAAGTGATTGTCAATGCATGGGCCATTGGAAGAGATTCCAACTACTGGAATGAAGCCGAGAGGTTCAATCCAGAGAGATTCATCAATTGTTCAGTTGACTATAAAGGGGCTAACTTCGAATTTATTCCCTTTGGTGCTGGAAGGAGGATGTGTCCTGGAATGTCATATGGTATGGCTGTCGTAGAGCTTTCCCTTGCACAACTACTGTACCATTTTGATTGGAAACTCCCTAATGGAATGAAAACTGAGGATCTAGACATGACTGATGCCTTCGGTGTTACTGTTAGAAGAAAACGAGATCTGTACCTGATTCCCACTCCTTACTACCCAGCACCATCCATTCAGTAG